A window from Anaeromusa acidaminophila DSM 3853 encodes these proteins:
- a CDS encoding tetratricopeptide repeat protein yields the protein MKKKWLAALTLACLLATDVSAFAAEADNGESTVFRKKIRGAAEKAIAQQEKDASDKRKTEGLMPFFVKANEMAKTGKYEDAAKILEGAQKEFPTAKEYDPYMRWLVIYHYRAGHYQDVVFLLFNYKNMNSMYANMLAGSYRQMGMPKKAEAVLEQAEAKLPHEFKVPKKPPEIGTLSDLDTKYPWLAGMFVFSEKTILAYTNLNDSKDAGKVIQAVDDYWRCVPDLAGPAVLPYNDVYGFDLSDVALSTGFVLLANGDEDNAKGMLNWYVGHKKPKTDLDKRLLEEATALIDGMAKKE from the coding sequence ATGAAAAAAAAATGGCTCGCAGCGTTGACGCTAGCTTGTCTGCTTGCAACGGATGTAAGCGCCTTTGCAGCCGAAGCAGATAACGGGGAGTCGACAGTGTTTAGAAAAAAAATCAGAGGCGCTGCGGAAAAGGCTATCGCTCAGCAGGAGAAAGACGCGTCCGATAAGCGAAAAACAGAAGGATTGATGCCATTTTTTGTGAAAGCCAACGAAATGGCGAAAACCGGAAAGTATGAAGACGCTGCCAAGATTTTAGAAGGAGCGCAAAAGGAATTTCCTACCGCAAAAGAATATGACCCATATATGCGCTGGCTAGTGATTTATCATTATCGAGCGGGTCATTACCAGGACGTTGTATTTTTGCTCTTTAATTATAAAAACATGAATTCTATGTATGCCAACATGCTTGCTGGATCCTATCGTCAAATGGGAATGCCGAAAAAAGCCGAAGCGGTCCTAGAACAAGCGGAGGCAAAACTGCCGCATGAATTTAAAGTACCCAAAAAACCACCGGAAATCGGAACACTAAGCGATCTAGATACCAAGTACCCTTGGCTCGCGGGAATGTTTGTGTTTTCGGAAAAAACGATATTGGCCTATACAAACTTGAATGACAGCAAGGATGCCGGCAAGGTTATTCAGGCAGTGGATGATTACTGGAGATGCGTTCCGGATCTAGCGGGTCCGGCTGTTCTCCCCTACAACGATGTGTATGGATTTGATCTTAGTGACGTCGCATTGAGCACAGGGTTTGTGTTATTGGCAAACGGCGACGAAGATAATGCGAAAGGAATGTTGAATTGGTATGTGGGACACAAAAAACCGAAAACAGATTTGGACAAGCGGCTTCTTGAGGAAGCGACAGCACTCATCGACGGTATGGCGAAAAAAGAGTAG